The Quercus robur chromosome 7, dhQueRobu3.1, whole genome shotgun sequence genome has a segment encoding these proteins:
- the LOC126692163 gene encoding transmembrane 9 superfamily member 5-like has translation MARRETTSFLVLILVALPALVFAIQTLRTEPSRKEYKEGDYIPLFANTAYSDRGPCEAYSYFDLPFCPPGDPIANRKKSFQELIAGDCYVNTQYELRFKMGTTRKLLCEKNLTREEVAKFRGAIVNKTVYSMYYDNIRLKLLVGVNASDPVVDQTVQTLNRSLGLYLVNHLDFHILYLGNKVKHIYAIGQYDFAGEISKDAEIKAVNFTYSVFWEDFVSKPEYQNEIMRDFWGGGLHDPMPYATAFIILVWLFMLYEVTVTYLTDYFTRNSYGVVMVAATGVTRPRHIHGDACICPRYSSLLGAILGVGTQLFITICVLFVLVYTGHLYACNNESMYILFIVTYGITSWFSGYKATSFHSGFTTRGWIECVIQTGALYPVPVILLVLAIAIRSLLTTTTFYFIISFFVAIRLLTWGGKFGQTSINESKITCSTIHFQSEIPDQAWYTRTPAQMFLGGLLPFSIIYSMMDDIYASLYSLKVCGAFSTMFTAFISVIALTVLMGIICTCYQLYKQDHQWWWRSVLRGGSLAIFMFAYGLYFYARASARISMNLLEFLGYNACIFYTVFLILGTIGFYASSIGFHYMRRVLKRRETKKFNSFSHVDSKRDST, from the exons ATGGCTCGTAGAGAAACAACAAGTTTCTTGGTTCTGATACTGGTTGCTCTTCCAGCTCTGGTATTCGCAATTCAAACTCTGAGAACTGAGCCTTCAAGGAAGGAGTACAAGGAAGGCGATTACATTCCTCTCTTCGCCAACACAGCTTATTCTGATCGAGGTCCATG tGAGGCATATTCATATTTTGATTTGCCATTCTGCCCTCCTGGAG ATCCAATAGCCAACAGAAAAAAATCCTTTCAAGAACTTATAGCAGGGGATTGTTATGTCAACACTCAGTATGAATTGAGGTTCAAGATGGGAACAACGAGGAAACTCCTTTGTGAGAAAAATCTGACCAGAGAAGAAGTTGCGAAATTTAGGGGTGCCATTGTAAACAAAACTGTGTACTCTATGTACTATGATAACATTCGCTTGAAATTGCTAGTTGGAGTAAATGCCTCAGATCCAGTGGTGGACCAAACGGTCCAAACCCTGAACCGATCACTTGGACTTTATCTTGTCAATCACCTGGACTTTCATATCCTTTACTTAGGAAACAAAGTCAAACATATATATGCTATAGGTCAGTACGATTTTGCTGGGGAAATATCTAAGGACGCTGAAATCAAAGCCGTCAACTTCACGTATTCAGTCTTCTGGGAAGATTTTGTATCCAAGCCAGAGTATCAAAATGAGATCATGCGTGACTTTTGGGGAGGAGGACTACATGATCCTATGCCTTATGCTACGGCTTTCATCATTTTGGTCTGGCTTTTTATGCTTTATGAAGTGACTGTAACATACCTTACAGATTATTTTACTCG GAATTCTTATGGAGTTGTAATGGTAGCAGCTACAGGGGTTACTCGTCCTCGTCATATTCATGGTGATGCCTGCATATGTCCTCGGTACTCGTCCCTACTTGGGGCCATTCTGGGTGTTGGAACTCAACTGTTCATTAC AATTTGTGTTCTCTTTGTTTTGGTATATACAGGTCACCTATATGCCTGCAATAATGAGAGCATGTATATTTTGTTCATCGTGACATATGGTATCACGTCATGGTTTTCTGGGTACAAAGCTACTTCATTCCACTCTGGCTTCACAACACGAGGATGG ATAGAATGTGTTATTCAAACTGGGGCCCTGTACCCTGTTCCAGTGATCTTATTAGTTCTTGCCATAGCAATAAGATCACTTCTTACCACTACAACCTtctattttatcatttcttttttcgttGCTATCAGACTCCTTACTTGGGGTGGCAAATTCGGGCAGACTTCCATAAATGAATCTAAAATAACTTGTTCCACCATACACTTTCAAAGTGAGATTCCAGATCAGGCTTGGTACACGAGGACACCTGCTCAAATGTTCCTTGGGGGTCTTCTACCTTTCAGCATAATCTACTCCATGATGGATGATATCTATGCAAGCTTGTACAGTTTGAAAGTCTGTGGTGCATTTAGTACTATGTTTACCGCATTCATTTCTGTCATCGCACTAACTGTGTTGATGGGAATCATCTGTACATGCTatcagctttacaagcaagatCACCAATGGTGGTGGAG ATCTGTGCTTCGTGGGGGATCACTTGCCATTTTCATGTTTGCGTATGGTCTCTATTTCTATGCTAGAGCAAGTGCCAGAATTTCAATGAACCTGCTAGAGTTCCTGGGCTACAATGCTTGCATATTCTATACTGTCTTCTTGATACTTGGAACCATTGGCTTCTATGCTTCATCAATTGGTTTCCATTACATGCGCCGAGTCCTAAAGAGGAGAGAGACGAAAAAGTTCAATTCTTTCTCTCATGTTGACTCAAAGAGAGATAGCACAtaa